GCCTCTTTTTTCAACATCCTTCAGAATATCATCTTCATTTAAAAGTTTTACCTCTTCGCCCTCAACCGCAGCCTGTATTTCGGCTAAAAGCCTCATTAGCCCTTCAATCTCTTGTTTTACCGTATTCTGTTGAACATTCAACCCTTCTATCTCCTTTATAAGCCTCTCCTCATTTCTCCTAAGCTCCCCTACCCTCATCTCTTTTGCCTGAAGCGCTTTTTCTCTGTCCTTGATCTGACTATCCAGAAGAAATGCCTTTTGCCTTACGTCCTTTAAAACAGATTCTTCCTTCAGATGCCTCGCCTTTACCTCTTCAAGGCTGCTCCCTTTTTGTGATAGCGCAGTAGAAAGAAGAATATCCTTTTGCCTGAATTCCTCTAATTTTTTCTCTGCTTCAAGCCGCTTCTGCTTTAAGACCTTATGCTCCAAAGATGCCAAAAATAATTCAAATCCTTTCAATTCCTCTCTCATAGCCTTGTACTTCTCAGCCTTCTTTGCCTGACGGTTCAGGGAATTCATCTGCCTTTTTACTTCGCTGATTATATCGTTTAGTCTGACAAGGTTCTGCTTTGTAGCCTCCAGCCTCCGCAAGGCCGCATCTTTACGGTGCTTGAATTTATTGATGCCGGCAGCCTCTTCAAAAAGCATACGTCTTTCTTCAGGCTTTGCATTAACAAGCCAGCCGACCTGCCCCTGCTCAATGATGGAATATGCCCTTGTGCCAATACCGGTATCTGTAAAGAGGTCAACAATATCTTTTAGCCTGGACTGAACCTTGTTTATGTAATATTCGCTTTCACCTGAACGGTAGAGCCTCCTTGCTATCTCTATCTCAGTAAAATTCACATATTCTGCCGGGGCAATGCCTTCTTCATTGGAAAGCGTCAGCACTACCTCTGACATGCCGATGGGCTTTCTTGATTCACTGCCGTTAAATATAATGTCCTCCATAATCTTTCCGCGCAAGTGCCTCGCATTCTGCTCTCCAAGCACCCATCTTATGGCGTCAACTATATTACTCTTGCCGCAGCCGTTTGGGCCTACAATAGCAGTAACGCCCTTTGGAAATATAAGATTTGCCTTATCTACAAAGGATTTAAAACCGTGGATTTCAATTTTTTTGATTTTCATTTAAATATGCCTCACCCTCACCTTAATCCTCTCCCCTCAGGGGAGAAGGAAGGGTAAGGGGTATTTTTGAAAAAATCCTACCAGAGTTTTAATTTCTTGTAAAGGAAAAAATACAATAAGATGGGTAAGCCGTTTTAAAACACCACTATATGTAGTGGAAAACATGGGATTATAAATATTGGCCATAAACAAGAGAGAAATATGAGAAGCGGAGCGTGGGAGGGTTATTTGGGGGCTTGAGTCTATTTTGTGGTTTTCTGTATATAATACTGCTGGGCAATTGACAGCACATTGTTTACCAGCCAGTAAATGACAAGGCCGGACGGGAAGCTTAAAAACATAAATGTAAACACTACGGGCATTATAAGCATCATCTTTGCCTGGACCGGGTCCATGGCAGAAGGCGTCATCTTTTGCTGTATCAGCATTGTTGCGCCCATAAGGATTGGCGTGACATAATATGGATCTTTTGCAGAAAGGTCATACAGCCAAAAGGCAAATGGCGCATGCCTCAGTTCCATTGATGTTGAAAGCACATTATACAGGGCTATAAAAACAGGTATTTGTAAAACTGTGGGCAGACATCCGCCAAGGGGGTTGATGCTGTATCTTTTATAAAGATCCATAAGCTCACGGTTCATCTTTTCCTTGTCATCCTTGTATTTCTCCCTTAGGGCAGCTACCTGCGGTTGAATCCTCTGCATCTCTTTCATAGAATCAAGCCCCTTTTTTGTCAATGGGTGAAAGAGTATCTTTATTACTACAGTGAGAAGTATTATGACAAGGCCGTAGTTATGGATGTATGCATACAGGAAATTCATGGCCGCATGCATAGGTTTTGCCATAGCCTTGTTAAGGGTTCGGCCAAGGGGAAACCAGCCATAGTTTATAGAATCATCCAGGTGAGCACCTTGAGCCTTTAATATATTCATCTCCTTTGGTCCGATATAGGCAGTATAGCCGATGGTTGCGCTGGCGCCAGGTGTCAAATTTAGAGGGATAGCAGCCTCTATCTTTACCAAATCCCCTGCTGTTATGCTTGACCACTTTGCATTTTCTATTTTTTTAGGAATGAGGGCGGACATGAAATACATCTCTTCCAACCCGGCCCAGCCTATTTTGCCTGTCAGCATCTCACTACCCTGTTTTATATCCTTTGTCAGAATATTTCCGTCTGAGTAGAGAACCGGCCCTTGATGATAAGTGCCGCCTCTCTTTTGCAGAAATTTGATGGACGAGGCAATGCCTGTGACTAATCTGCCTTCAAACGGATTGGGTGAGGTATTTGAAACAGTTGTCTCTACCTGAATACTGTAAGTGTTAGCTGAAATGGCATATCTCTTTTCAATCCCGATTCCATCCGGAGATTGCCATGTAAAGACAAATTCTTCTTTTTGACCGGGGTTGAGAGAAATGTTTGTTCTGGAAGGTTTAAAATAAACAACCTCATCGTGAGCCTGCCGAACCGATGATACAACATCTTTAATAAGCCTGTCCTCAAGGGGATATTCATCCAATACAGGCGTTATCATTTCTACATTGCTGCTGGTTTGCTTCAGGTCTTCTTTATAATTTTTCAACACCCAGCTTTTTACACCCCCCCCTTTGCTGGAAAAAACAGCCTTATAC
The sequence above is a segment of the Deltaproteobacteria bacterium genome. Coding sequences within it:
- the yidC gene encoding membrane protein insertase YidC encodes the protein MEKRIILALVLSLLVLFLYQQFVVPWVSPPPAKKVSSDKDAPEDARRLEGSAHAIKQEEPISAHRYAEETVTAETPLYKAVFSSKGGGVKSWVLKNYKEDLKQTSSNVEMITPVLDEYPLEDRLIKDVVSSVRQAHDEVVYFKPSRTNISLNPGQKEEFVFTWQSPDGIGIEKRYAISANTYSIQVETTVSNTSPNPFEGRLVTGIASSIKFLQKRGGTYHQGPVLYSDGNILTKDIKQGSEMLTGKIGWAGLEEMYFMSALIPKKIENAKWSSITAGDLVKIEAAIPLNLTPGASATIGYTAYIGPKEMNILKAQGAHLDDSINYGWFPLGRTLNKAMAKPMHAAMNFLYAYIHNYGLVIILLTVVIKILFHPLTKKGLDSMKEMQRIQPQVAALREKYKDDKEKMNRELMDLYKRYSINPLGGCLPTVLQIPVFIALYNVLSTSMELRHAPFAFWLYDLSAKDPYYVTPILMGATMLIQQKMTPSAMDPVQAKMMLIMPVVFTFMFLSFPSGLVIYWLVNNVLSIAQQYYIQKTTK